Part of the Paenibacillus kyungheensis genome, ATCAAAGCTATTTACAAATATACTTACATATCTATATTGTATTTTTAAATCTGAATAGCTTAAGTCTTTTGGCAAACTCATCTCCTTATCTTTTAAAAAATTGTTCGAGCATTTACGTACAAGTCCTTCAAGTATTGCTTGGGTAGAATCCTTCAATTTTTCGAAGTCATAAATGAGATTAAAAGTGTTTTCTATTGACTTCAAGTCCATTCTTCTCACCACTCTCTATTTGCTATTTCCCACTGGTCATATAATCAAATATCATAGCACCATTATTACACGAGTATTTAAAAAACCCAGAAGAGCATAAATACTCATCTGGATTAACTGAAAAAACTATATTCAATACAATTATTTCTAAATGTTAATTCATATTATTCATTATCTTTCTCAGATTCTTCTTTAATCATTGCAAAGAATTCCTCAGCATTCAAGTGTACAGAATCTGTATACTCCCACGAAAAATAAGGATTAAGAGATATAGCAACCGCTTCCCATGTTTCACCTTGATGCTTTAATAAGATCTGATTAATCGTTTCAGTAATCACTTCAAAATCTAACTTATCTACAATAAAAATTCCTTTACCTATAATAATTTGAGTTCCGTTCCTCAGTTGTCTTTCTAATTCTTTTGGAGTCATAATAGTAAAATCAAAATTATCTTCACCAATCGAATCTTCTGTCCCTATACATGCTGTTCCAGATAAGTAAAAGTCGTCCCCAATATCTTCTGTTTCTGTAAATTGTAGCTTTCCATGAATATTAGGATTCCCTGTGATGATAAGGTCTTTCAGTACGGGTTGGATCAAATGCTAATTCACTCCTTCAAATTATGATGAAACTGCTGTACCGTTTATTGTAGTTGTATAATCAACGTTTTTTGGGATTTCGTTTAATCTACATTGATCAAGCAAACAATTCATTCTTTAATATTTGGGATAAAAAATCTTGAAGATTTGCGTCTCCAAGATCAAGATATTCAATCACCTGCAATATGTATAGCTTTGACATTTGCACCACTTAAAGCTTGGAGCAAACGATCTAACGACGAATGATGCATGCAGTCAATAAATGTACGTATTTGCCTCAGATCTTCTACAAAGCATGAGAGTTCATATAGATTAAGGTAAATATTAGTTTTGTAATAATCTTTAACTTTCTTTAAATAGCTATAACTACTCCAATTGGATGTGTTCGCAAATATAGCATCATGCAAATTATTTGGCATTTCTATTAGTCCTATTCTGACTTTTCCTTCATCAAATAATACAATATCTAGTCCCATGGCTCCTCCTAACAATAGTTTTAACCCTAATCTCTTTGCTCGCAATTGGACTTTGAGAATAAATTCTTTTTAAAACGAAAATCCTTTATCTGCTAATGTAACATTATTTTGAGTTTTAGCTATAAACATAATAAGTATTAGAGAGAACGTTCTGCTTCTAATAACAGCAGATATAGACAAAAAAGACCTTAAGATGGATTCCCTAAAATTATGAGTTGTTTCTTAAATGATTACTAGATCAATTCCTAGCTCTTGAAACTTATTTATAACTTTTTGTGCATTACCTTCTGTACTATGGAAAATAATTTTAAAAGGAATTGGAGATGTTTTCATCGCTCCAAAATCTCTATCCTGTTCCCATTCCATAATAGTATTCTTCATTATATTTAAGAACGTCACTAGACTTTCCATGTTTAACTCTAAAAGAGCCTCTGAATTGCTAATGAATAACA contains:
- a CDS encoding Imm8 family immunity protein, whose protein sequence is MIQPVLKDLIITGNPNIHGKLQFTETEDIGDDFYLSGTACIGTEDSIGEDNFDFTIMTPKELERQLRNGTQIIIGKGIFIVDKLDFEVITETINQILLKHQGETWEAVAISLNPYFSWEYTDSVHLNAEEFFAMIKEESEKDNE